From the genome of Deltaproteobacteria bacterium:
TATAGCCCGGTGAGGTGGCTGTTTCGATGTCCAGGGCAAGACGGTGGAGATCCTTGAAGGACAATTTCTTGAAGAGAGTCTTGCCGCTGAACAGCAGGTACTGGTGGACAGGATCGGACAGAAAGAGATAGGGCGCCTCTGGCGCTGATGGGGTCTTGCCTGTGCGGCTTCTCAGATAATTGACCGCCTTTTTGCAGTCGTTCCAGGTTTCAAACAGAACGAGAAAACGGAACTCATTTTTTGATGTGAGCGTATGTGCCTCAACTGGTTTTTTGAAGCCGTCGAGAAGACTCACATCTTCGAGCAACAAAAAGGGGCGAAAGACGTCGTCCCGGAAAGTCAGTTTTCCGGCGTTGCGGATGAAGAGCCGCATAAATCGGTCGCCAGCAGGCTCTACAGCTACAATACCTTCGGTGCCGTCCGCACCGAAGAGTATTTCATTTTCCTCAAATGCTACTGCCGCCATAATTATATGCCCATACAGAGACTCAGGAAAGCTAAACAGATTGTGAGCTATAGATGACTCAGTATCTACAGTTTTCCTGCTGCTTTATACTTACCTCTATGCAGCCATTCTTGGAGTTGATGTTACCCATGAGAGAATTATGGAGGGGGCCGGCGCTTTGAAGTTCCCCTTTGAAAAGAGGGATTTAGGGGGATTTTCAAGCGCTTACGAAATCCCCCCAGCCCCCTTTCAGCAAAAGGGGCACGAGAAAAATAGCTTGCTGTTTTTCTTTTCTAGCCATCAGGCATCATGGCGTCAACCCAAGAGTACACTTTTCAAGTGCCTGCTTTGTTCTTGACAGAATTCCTCATTCAGTTGCCTATTCCGTCGTGGCTCAGGCTGCGCTTGTGAACCACTCGGGAAATGCTTTGACCATGGCGCTCACAACGTCTCGATCGTATCCACTCAGGGCTCCCCTTTTGATCAATGCTTCTACCGTCTCTCGCAGGACAACCATTTTGCCGGCAGTATGGATGATGGCAGGATAGTATTCATTCACAAAAAAATGCTTGAGCCTGAATCGTTCAATCTCATCGTCCGCCATTGCTCTAATTTTTTCTTCAATCTCTGGGCCATTCAGGCCATTCATGGCAGTTTTGGGAGACTTCATTTTATAGGCAGTCGTGTCAAGTCCTTTTGGTGCCCTGAATATCAACTGCCAGTGTTCAATATTTCCCAGAGAATTGATCATCAGAGTATTGGTGGTAATCAGCCCTTTTTCGCGGTCAATTTTCACGCCTTCCAGTTGGGGCAAATAGTAGTTGTCAGAGATGGCAGCAAAGGCACTGACTCCTCCGGCAAACGGTCTTTCCATGAGATCGTAGACAGTGAAAAATGGCTTCTGCTCGAAGCGGGCATCCTGGAGAAGAATCAGTTCTTCCTCCGTGTAGTGGAAACGCTCGTTCCATAGATCTTCAGGTGAGAGATCTTTTCGGGTAAGTGAACTCTGACTGGTCAGCATACCGAGACCTTGCCCTCCTCGCCAGACTAGCGGTAGTGCGCCCACTGTCCACTCAGCACTACCGCCAATCTCACCAATCATGCTGTAGAGACCTCTGCCGTCCGGGAAGCGCAACCCCTCGAGCCCCATTACCAGGGCGGGGAAAAGGTCGCCGTCTTTATCGTATGGTGTAGCAACTCCAATGGCGTTGAGTTGGTCCATGGCCGGGTGATGGCGAGGCCTGTCCAGGAAAAAGGCGGTCATTTCAGAAAAATCTTTACCGCCGTAAGCATCGGCGATAATTCGGGCTTCCTCCCTGATGTCCGTGTCTCTTGGATTGAACTCCGGGAAGTACGCGCCCGCCAGCCATCTTTCCACATAAATATCTGGCAAATGTCTTTTGAACCCGGATTCTGTTATAAAAAGAGCAGTGAGAGAACTGTGGATTCCTTTGACAGATTTTCCCGTACCATCAATCACGTCCGAACCCATGGATAACATTGTTACTTCCTTGCTCAAGCCACGACCATACCGACTGCAATGCTCCTCTTTGCCATAAAGCGCCCCCACCGGGATGGTCGGATTGCCGCCGGCCTCTACTCCGGGCTTCACTCTCACACCCTCGGTAATACTGCTCTGAATAATAACCTCTTCTCCCCTGTCAAACGTTTCGGTAGTAATCTGCAACACCTCACTCATGACCTGAGCAGCAGTGCGATCATTGTGACGCTTGAGACGGTTGATCAGTTGCTTGCTCTGTTGTTCCTCGGGAACCTTTTTGAGAGATCCGAGGCCGTCCAGGGCTACAGCCACAGCAGGCAGGGCAGCAGCGAGAATTACAGCCTGGCGAAGCTGTTTGCTCCTGAATACCCCAAGATTAGATTTGCCGTTGACACTGTCGTCTATGGTGAACACAGTGCCGTCCGCGAGTTCAAGTCCATAGAAGCCCAGCACCTCTTGATGTCTCAGGTTGAAAGTGGAAACCTTTTCCTTGCTCATTCTGGTGGGCTCGTGGCGTCCACTGTAACTCAGCCTTGCAGTGGCTATATCATATCGCAAGGAATTACTCATAACTTAACCTCCAGGAGTCTTGTTCGAGTGATCTGAATTGCGCTTGTGATGGAATGGAACCGTCAAGATCTGCAAGATAAATTCAATATATCCACTTGTTCTAGCGATACAACAATAAGACAGCCAAAGTCAAGCGTTAATGGCCCTTGGCATCTTTTTGCGCCCCTCGCTGCGCCTATTCCTGCCGATGCTGAATCGCATGGCAGCAGTGAAATAGTCGGGCTACACCGACGCCTGCTATGATATACTCACCTTAATCTAGACTGGTAGCAATTACAGCAGAAGGAGTAATGATGAATCTGGAGGTGAAGCTCTTTGCCACCTTGCGGAAGCCGGATTTCCAGGGAGGTATTGTCCAGCTTCCTCCCGAGGCAACGGTGAGAGATGTGGTGGAGAAAATGGATATCCCGCTGGCGGATGTGGCGGTCATACTGGTAAACGGCCGCCATGCTGGACCAGAAACAAAGCTGACTGAAGGCGACGCAATTTCTCTTTTTCCTGCAATCGCGGGAGGATAACTGCTCATGTCTAGAAGCAATGACGCCATTTTGTCTGAAGAACTGCAGCGGCGAATAGCCTCCGGTACCAGAGTAGAGCAGGTCGTTGAAGCACTGGTAGAGGAATTTGTTGTTCCCAAATGGCAGCTGGAGGCTCTCTGTTGCGACCTGGGGCATGTGCTGCAACGATATGAACGGAATCTTGGCGTAGTTGGTCTTTCAGGCCAGGCTACACTGTTGAGAGCGAAGGTGATGGTGGTGGGACTCGGAGGATTGGGAGGACACGTGCTGGACCAACTGAGCCGCAGTGGAGTTGGGAGAATTGCGGCAGTGGATGCCGACTTGTTTGACCTCACCAATCTCAATCGTCAGCTCTTAGCACTTCGCCACACTGTGGGCACTAAAAAAACAAACGCTGCCCGAGAAAGGGTGGCCGCTGTAAATGATGCGGTGCAACTTATCTCCTGGGATATACCGTTGGAGGAACTGCCGGACATGGCCTATGAGGGGTTGGATCTGATCTTCGACTGTCTGGATCAAATTCCCACCAGACTCCACCTGCAGGAGAAGGCCAGCCGCTTCCATCTTCCCATTGTGCACGGCGCCATTGGCGGCTGGTATGGCCAGGTGGCTGTAGTCCAACCTGACAGCGGGCTGCTCGGCGCCCTCTATGGAAAAAAGCGTCAGGGAATCGAGAAAGATCTAGGCAATCCAGCCTTTTCGCCTACAGTTATTGCCGGCATCATGGTTGCTGAAGGGATAAAGGTGTTACTCGACAAAGAGGAAACTCTCAAAGGTGTACTTTTCGTTGATCTTCTCAATAATCAGGTAGAAGTTATAAATATTTAGACAAAACCTCACCGATTATTTCCTCCAGAAAACTTCTCAAGGAAATCTCCTTGACAACGAATATTATGGTCATTATAGTCATATAAACTATAATTGGAGAACAGTAATGGACAGGAATGTCTCTGTAGCCAAGGCAAAAGCCACTCTGTCACAATGCATAAGGGATGTGGAAAAAGGCCGAGCCGTACTCATTACTCGTCATGGGAAGCCAGTAGCCGCCATGGTGCCCCCTGATGATCTCGAACATCTGCGGAGGCTCCGAAGAGCCGGGCCTGAGGCTGGTCTTGCAAGTCTTGCTGGCGGCTGGGAAGGGTCGGACGAATTGGCTGATCTGTTGGATGCATCCATTCGCGTCGGGCAGCGAAATATAGCCTCTCCGGAATAGCACGCATGGCTTTTCTATTTGACACCGATGCAATATCAGAACTTCTGCGGCCTCGTCCCCTTTCTTCCTATGTCAACTGGCTGAGAGAGGTGCCACGGGAGGAGCAGTTTACCAGCGCTGTGGTAGCGGGCGAGCTCTATAAAGGGGCTTTTCGCTCTCAAGCCAGGCAGCGTCACCTCAAGAACATCGAACAGCGTATACTGCCTGCCGTGACAGTATTGCCGTATGATGTGGCAACCGCCAAGATCTTTGGGCAACTCAGCGCTCACCTCGAGGAAGTCGGTTTGATTCTTGCCGATGCCGATCTGCAAATTGCTGCAACTGCCATTTACCATGGCCTTGAATTAGTGACAGGCAACATACGTCACTTCACCAGAATCCCTCACTTGCAAATCAATACCATACTGGCTGATTCACGGCCCAACCGGTAACTTTCTAATAACAAACCAACCTCGCCGACTTGTCAAGATTCGTGATGCCAGGGGCCGAGTCCTCAGGGGTGCAAGTGGCCATCTCGAGAAGGAGGAATCGCTTCCTCCACTGCCTCCACCAGTTGACTTACCATCTCCGTGGCTTTCCCTGGCAAAAACAGATCGGTGAGACTTTCAGTGAGCACTGTGGGGTTCAAGTTGATCTCAATTATCTTTGCACCTGCTGATTTTGCCATGGCGGGGATGGTATTTGCAGGGGAGACTTCCGCTGAAGTACCCACGACGAGCAGTGCCTCGCATGCTGCTGCCAGCCTGGAGGACTCTGCCAGAGCAGCAGATGGGATAGGTTCACCGAAAAAAACCACTTCTGGTTTGAGGATACGGCCGCAGTCACACTTTGGCGGCATTTTTCCAGAGAGAGATTGCGACCTGTAACGTTCGCCGCACCAGAGACAAATGAGCGATGACGAGTTGCCGTGGAATTCTATAACGCGGGTGGCTCCGCCAGCCTGATGGAGGTTGTCCACATTCTGGGTAATGATGGTATGCAGGAGTCCGAGCTGCTGCAGCCTTGCCAAACCCACATGTGCTGTATTGGGTCGAGCATTGTTCATCAATGCCGACATCTCTGCCACCATATCCCAGACTTTCTGCGGATTTCTACGGAAGGCGCTGATAGTGCCGTATTCCATGGGATCATATCTGGCCCACAGGCCGTCCGTGCTGCGAAAGTCCGGGATTCCTGACTCCACGGATATGCCGGCACCGGTGAGAGCAAGGCTCAGCTTTGACCGGCAGATGATGGCGGCTGCCTCTTTGGTCTTGTTTTGCATCAATTTTCCTTTTCAATACGTTTGGGAGACGCCAAACTTGGACCGGAGGGTTGTTGCAGAGCTAGTAAAAAGAAATTTGTTCCTTTCGTGATCTACCTCAAGCCCAGAACCTCTGCGATCTCCTTGATGTTCTGATCGGCGGAAAAGACAAAAGCGCTGTGCCTCTTTGCCAGGGCAAGGTAGAGAGCATCATAGACGGTCAGGTTGTGCTCCTTGGCAAGATCGAATGCCACAGGGATCAGCGGCCGATGTGACAAGTAGCGGATGGGCATAGCAAGAACATCGGTGAGGAGATCCATACTTTCATCCTCTGAAAGCTCTCCTAGTTTTCGTTTTTTGTTGAGGACATTCGCCGCCTCTACCAGAATGAGTTCCGGAGCGATGGCACGATTCATACCTCGCTCCACAGCATGCATGAACTCCTCCAGCCCGTCTGGTATTGGGCCGTCTGGCACGAAAAGGCGGATCAATGCAGAAGTGTCTATCACGCCAGTCATCTCTGCCGATCCCTTCGGATTGTTTCTACCGTGTCTGTGAACTTCCGACCCCCCAATCGCTTTCTCCACCCTGCAGCCCTCGCTGTAGGAGATCCTCTAATAAGCTCAACTTCTTTTTCCAGGAGATATTTAATCTGTTCTTGCAGACTGCGGCGATTGGCCTTTGCCAGGGCCTTTAAGGCTGAATACACCTCATCCGGGACATTTCTGATACTTATAGATTTCAATATGATTCCTCCATTTAGATATCATAATAATATCTAAATAACGATGTTAATATAATTTATCTCAAGCAATGAGTCAAGCGATTTGCATCTACTCATGTGATAATTTCTTTCTACCCCTATCCTCTTTCCAGGTATGGTGATCGACGCAGTCGAAAAACAGCTTCTGTGCCGCATCTATGAGCTCTGCCAGAGGTCTGAAACTGCTCAACTCCAGTTCGCTTACTCCATCGGTCTTCTTGTACAGCTCATATCGGAAGCGTTTCCTGTTGCCAATGAAAGCAAGCACTCCTTTATCATAGCGATTGAGCACCCTATTCAAGACCCTGGCGCTGAAGGCATTTCTCTGCCAGATGGCTCTATCCATGTCTGCAAATTTTGTATCTGTTTGATATGCGTGAATCAGATCGTAGTCAAACTCCCAGCCGGCGTACAATGGTATTCTCTGTTTCTTCAGTTTGAATTGAACTTTCATCATATCAACAGAAGAAGAAAATTCTATGCTGGTGAAATACGGATAGATGCCGATCTCTTCACCGGTTTCTGAGAGCGGCTCTCGAAAGGAGCCGTCCACAAAATAGATCGGCAGTCTGTCATGCTCCAGCGAGTAGAGTATTCCAGCAGCATTCCCTACGCCCAGCTCTCTTTTCAATAACCAGTATCTTTGCTGCAGCAAGAACTCGCTGTTTGTCAGTTCGGCTGAAGATCTCATATGGATAAGAGTGCTGAAGTCTATCGGGTTCTCATCGAGTGCAATGACAGTAGGCCGCTGCTCTTCCAAGAGATCCAGCACCTCTTCGAAGACATCTGTTGTGCGGTCTGTACCAATACCAATGAATTTTTCTATGGCCATGCTTTCTTTCACCTCCGCAGTCTTCAGCGCCTGGGTATTTTATTGTGCACAACTAGTATACACTGCAGACATGAGCTGCGAAAGTACTGCCATTGCAGGCTTCGAAAACTGGAAACATGCAGAGAAAAATAATGGCTTGCACGAAACAGGGCTATTTATTAGGATTGGTTGCTCCTGTGTCCGTCTACAACTGTGTTGAAAGGAGAATTGCTACAAATGACCACCGAATTTCTAAAGCACTGCCTGTCGCTGTCTTTGCAGGCAGCCACCAAGGCAGGGGCGGCCATCCTCACTATATATCAACAGGACTATACGGTTGATTACAAGGAAGATCAATCCCCTATAACTTTGGCAGACACAAAGGCTCACAGCATTATCGAGGAGTTTCTATCGAACTCGGCCGCACCAAACCTTCCTATCCTGAGCGAAGAGGGGAAACATATCTCTTATGAGTCCAGGAGAAAGTGGGATTATTTCTGGCTGGTGGATCCTCTGGACGGCACCAAGGAGTTCATCAAGAGACGAGGAGAATTTACAGTAAATATAGCGCTCATCCACAAGGGGAGGCCTATACTGGGGGTAGTGTTCGTCCCAGCACGTGATCTTCTCTATTTTGCAGTAGATCGCCTCGGTGCCTTTAGATGCCACGATGAGCAGACCCTGGTACAACTGGCAAATGCTGCAGATAGTCGGCAAGACCATGCAAAGGTCCTGGCAGAAATCTTGCCCCAGGCCCAAACACTTCCCCTGGTGCGGCCTGACAATAGGAATTCCTTGACAAGCTTGAGGGTAGTAGGCAGCCGTTCACACGGAGGCGAGAAGCTGGCGCGTTTTGTGGAGCAAGCAAGAAAAAATTATCATGAAGTAGAATTTGTCCCGGCGGGAAGCGCTCTCAAATTTGGCCTGATTGCAGAAGGTAGCGCTGATGTCTACCCGAGATTTGGCCCCACAATGGAGTGGGATACAGCTGCTGGTCAGTGTGTGGTTGAATTAAGTGGCGGCACTGTTCTGTCAATGACGGAGCAGACTCCCTTGAGATACAATAAAAAAGACCTGCACAATCCATATTTTTGCTGCCGATCAGCCTATTGTAAAGATTATGACATGCCTTCAGAGTTGAGCTAGTTTGGCAATGATCTGCTCAGAAAGGGGGCGAATCTGCCGTCTGGCGAATGACTGTTTTGCCTTTCGCAGAAAGATAGATTCGCCCCTGCTCCCAGGTGCTTCGCTTCACAAATACAGTGGTCTATTTTGATGATTCACCTCGAAGCAATTGCTCCCTCAGCACCCGGTCTCCAGTAAATGAGTTCGTCATCGGACTTATGAACCGAAGCACTAAGTCCCCAGGATCGATTCCAGACGCTCGAGATCATTTACCAGTCTCCAGTGGCCGCCGCCCTTCTCAACTCGTTTCCTCCAGGCTTCGACACGAGCAAAATACTCTCGTGGATCAATGTTATCGCTTCGCAGTTTGGTGACGTTGAGGGCAACTACATTGCAGCCGTCTAGCTGAATAGGAAAATCCCGCACCTGTCCCTTGACCAACTCTTCCTTCAGGTCAGAAAATATCAAGATGTACTTCCTTCCAGCGCCGGTCTCGTCGAGGTATTCGACCGCCTGGAGTACTCCGCCAGTGATATCCGTGTAGGCGCTGCTCCTGGTGGAGCCAATGAATTTCTCCACCTTTTCTTTGAACAGCCTCTTTTGTTGGTTTGCCACAGATGGCCGCCGATCAAAGGTCATCTTGGCAAGGATATCTTTCTCGCTGAAGCTGCCGCTGTCAATCCGGGCAACGGCAAAACTGTCACCCGGCTGCAAAGTGCCGAGAAGGTAACTCACTATTGCCTGTGCCTTGTTGAGTTCTTGCTTGTAGGTGCCAGAACTGTCCAGCAGCATATATACTCCCACGGAGTGGCTGGTAGTGTCCGGGCAGCCACTCAGAACCAAGGCAATACAGGGCGTCAAGAGCAGAGTAAGCAATTTTTTCATTGCTAGGCCTCCTTCTCAACGATGATATCAGGATGATGCCTGCGGTTAAAAATTAACTGCTCCACCCACAGGGGTGGGAAAATGAGCAGGTCGTATAACTGCGCAAAGAGCTCGCCGGAATAACGTGCTATATTGCCAAGAAGACGGAGGACAAAGGCGAACCAGCGCAAAACTGCTGCCAGGACATTTCCCACTACCGTCCTCGATGACTGCACAAAAGTCTCCAGTGGAATTGCCACAAAAGTGAGGGCGAAGGGAAGGATGAAGCCCATTACCATCTGACCCACCATGGGAATCCACCTGTTTACCCCCATGCCTACGGCTTCCACATCTGCCAGGGACTGTCGCAGGGCATGAATATCCGCGGCAATCTGATCCCGCATGAATGCCAGCGCTGATTCTATGCTTGCCATTATAAGCAAAATGGCAAAGGTGACCCAGATCATGCGCACTCTCATCTTATCATTCATACTTCTGATAAGAGGGAACAGGTTGGTAATGCCAAGGGCCTCCATCAAGAACAGACCCATGGCAATTTCCACCAGAATAATGACCAGGGCAGCCACATTGGCGGTCTTGAAATTGCCTATGTAACTGCCGCCGCCAACCATCTCCGACATGGGCAGAGCAATGAGATTAAAGTTGATGACTGCACCGCCTATGGCAATGAGCATTACCACCACCGATATGAGGAATTGCGTGGTGGATGATGCGGTGAGCATC
Proteins encoded in this window:
- a CDS encoding fructose-bisphosphatase class II yields the protein MSNSLRYDIATARLSYSGRHEPTRMSKEKVSTFNLRHQEVLGFYGLELADGTVFTIDDSVNGKSNLGVFRSKQLRQAVILAAALPAVAVALDGLGSLKKVPEEQQSKQLINRLKRHNDRTAAQVMSEVLQITTETFDRGEEVIIQSSITEGVRVKPGVEAGGNPTIPVGALYGKEEHCSRYGRGLSKEVTMLSMGSDVIDGTGKSVKGIHSSLTALFITESGFKRHLPDIYVERWLAGAYFPEFNPRDTDIREEARIIADAYGGKDFSEMTAFFLDRPRHHPAMDQLNAIGVATPYDKDGDLFPALVMGLEGLRFPDGRGLYSMIGEIGGSAEWTVGALPLVWRGGQGLGMLTSQSSLTRKDLSPEDLWNERFHYTEEELILLQDARFEQKPFFTVYDLMERPFAGGVSAFAAISDNYYLPQLEGVKIDREKGLITTNTLMINSLGNIEHWQLIFRAPKGLDTTAYKMKSPKTAMNGLNGPEIEEKIRAMADDEIERFRLKHFFVNEYYPAIIHTAGKMVVLRETVEALIKRGALSGYDRDVVSAMVKAFPEWFTSAA
- a CDS encoding MoaD/ThiS family protein, yielding MMNLEVKLFATLRKPDFQGGIVQLPPEATVRDVVEKMDIPLADVAVILVNGRHAGPETKLTEGDAISLFPAIAGG
- a CDS encoding ThiF family adenylyltransferase; this encodes MSRSNDAILSEELQRRIASGTRVEQVVEALVEEFVVPKWQLEALCCDLGHVLQRYERNLGVVGLSGQATLLRAKVMVVGLGGLGGHVLDQLSRSGVGRIAAVDADLFDLTNLNRQLLALRHTVGTKKTNAARERVAAVNDAVQLISWDIPLEELPDMAYEGLDLIFDCLDQIPTRLHLQEKASRFHLPIVHGAIGGWYGQVAVVQPDSGLLGALYGKKRQGIEKDLGNPAFSPTVIAGIMVAEGIKVLLDKEETLKGVLFVDLLNNQVEVINI
- a CDS encoding type II toxin-antitoxin system Phd/YefM family antitoxin is translated as MDRNVSVAKAKATLSQCIRDVEKGRAVLITRHGKPVAAMVPPDDLEHLRRLRRAGPEAGLASLAGGWEGSDELADLLDASIRVGQRNIASPE
- a CDS encoding type II toxin-antitoxin system VapC family toxin; the encoded protein is MAFLFDTDAISELLRPRPLSSYVNWLREVPREEQFTSAVVAGELYKGAFRSQARQRHLKNIEQRILPAVTVLPYDVATAKIFGQLSAHLEEVGLILADADLQIAATAIYHGLELVTGNIRHFTRIPHLQINTILADSRPNR
- a CDS encoding NAD-dependent deacylase, with product MQNKTKEAAAIICRSKLSLALTGAGISVESGIPDFRSTDGLWARYDPMEYGTISAFRRNPQKVWDMVAEMSALMNNARPNTAHVGLARLQQLGLLHTIITQNVDNLHQAGGATRVIEFHGNSSSLICLWCGERYRSQSLSGKMPPKCDCGRILKPEVVFFGEPIPSAALAESSRLAAACEALLVVGTSAEVSPANTIPAMAKSAGAKIIEINLNPTVLTESLTDLFLPGKATEMVSQLVEAVEEAIPPSRDGHLHP
- a CDS encoding type II toxin-antitoxin system VapC family toxin — translated: MTGVIDTSALIRLFVPDGPIPDGLEEFMHAVERGMNRAIAPELILVEAANVLNKKRKLGELSEDESMDLLTDVLAMPIRYLSHRPLIPVAFDLAKEHNLTVYDALYLALAKRHSAFVFSADQNIKEIAEVLGLR
- a CDS encoding 3'(2'),5'-bisphosphate nucleotidase CysQ, translating into MTTEFLKHCLSLSLQAATKAGAAILTIYQQDYTVDYKEDQSPITLADTKAHSIIEEFLSNSAAPNLPILSEEGKHISYESRRKWDYFWLVDPLDGTKEFIKRRGEFTVNIALIHKGRPILGVVFVPARDLLYFAVDRLGAFRCHDEQTLVQLANAADSRQDHAKVLAEILPQAQTLPLVRPDNRNSLTSLRVVGSRSHGGEKLARFVEQARKNYHEVEFVPAGSALKFGLIAEGSADVYPRFGPTMEWDTAAGQCVVELSGGTVLSMTEQTPLRYNKKDLHNPYFCCRSAYCKDYDMPSELS
- a CDS encoding VWA domain-containing protein, with amino-acid sequence MKKLLTLLLTPCIALVLSGCPDTTSHSVGVYMLLDSSGTYKQELNKAQAIVSYLLGTLQPGDSFAVARIDSGSFSEKDILAKMTFDRRPSVANQQKRLFKEKVEKFIGSTRSSAYTDITGGVLQAVEYLDETGAGRKYILIFSDLKEELVKGQVRDFPIQLDGCNVVALNVTKLRSDNIDPREYFARVEAWRKRVEKGGGHWRLVNDLERLESILGT